A genome region from Gigantopelta aegis isolate Gae_Host chromosome 3, Gae_host_genome, whole genome shotgun sequence includes the following:
- the LOC121369096 gene encoding sex peptide receptor-like — translation MTRYGLDYFNSSDIDDDDSNCSYYEMSTEKHMVPPTFLESTILPVVCCSGIIGIILTVIVLSRKTMCTSTNCYLVALAIADLLFLLILSVQILLGKVNRTDGYTIDSSVYIIFNHYSSIFMNASHLTSVWVTVMLAVERYIAICHPLRAMAICNMSRARTVIVVLAILAFLTRIPNFFDFKFFTVTVKGRQIITINWISDAYDTGLYSWIVDGILTAILPFSILLVLNLRLILEIRKSSRYLRYHLAVGCSLQSVISTEQMKITLMLLAIIVAFFLCQGPYVVYNAMMAYNYIICFDSSINTYWFIVFKLVGKILLALKSSCNFVLYCWLSEKFWSTFKRIFCLRYCLPTKQMPKRNGTISQNNTHRPSYLITRETTC, via the coding sequence ATGACAAGATACGGATTGGACTATTTCAATTCCTCGGACATTGACGACGACGATTCCAACTGTTCTTACTATGAAATGTCGACCGAGAAACACATGGTACCACCGACCTTCCTCGAGTCGACCATCCTACCGGTCGTGTGCTGCAGCGGCATCATTGGCATCATCCTAACGGTGATTGTCCTGAGCCGGAAGACGATGTGCACGTCAACGAACTGCTACCTCGTCGCACTGGCCATCGCTGACCTGCTCTTCCTGCTCATCCTGTCCGTACAGATCCTCCTGGGCAAAGTCAACCGCACTGATGGCTACACCATCGACTCCAGCGTCTACATCATCTTCAACCACTACTCCAGCATCTTCATGAACGCCTCGCACCTGACATCAGTGTGGGTGACGGTGATGCTGGCCGTGGAGCGTTACATCGCCATCTGCCACCCGCTGCGAGCCATGGCCATCTGCAACATGAGTCGCGCACGGACAGTCATCGTGGTCCTCGCAATCCTGGCCTTTTTGACGCGGATCCCCAACTTCTTCGACTTCAAGTTCTTTACCGTGACCGTGAAAGGCAGGCAGATCATCACCATCAACTGGATAAGCGATGCGTACGACACAGGCCTGTATTCGTGGATCGTCGACGGAATCCTCACGGCCATACTGCCGTTCAGCATCCTCCTCGTTCTCAACCTTAGACTGATCCTCGAGATCCGCAAGTCAAGCCGATACCTCCGGTATCACCTCGCGGTCGGCTGCTCGCTGCAGTCTGTCATATCAACGGAGCAGATGAAGATCACGCTCATGCTGTTGGCCATCATCGTGGCCTTCTTCCTCTGCCAGGGGCCGTACGTCGTCTACAACGCCATGATGGCCTACAACTACATCATCTGCTTCGACTCGTCCATCAACACCTACTGGTTCATCGTGTTCAAGCTGGTTGGAAAGATCCTCCTCGCTCTGAAGTCGTCGTGCAACTTCGTGCTCTACTGCTGGCTCAGCGAGAAGTTCTGGAGCACCTTCAAGAGGATCTTCTGCCTCCGGTACTGCCTGCCAACGAAGCAGATGCCCAAACGCAACGGGACCATCAGCCAGAACAACACCCACCGGCCATCCTACCTGATCACCAGGGAGACCACGTGTTAG